The Oscillatoria sp. FACHB-1407 genome window below encodes:
- a CDS encoding sulfite exporter TauE/SafE family protein, with protein MGIAILCITLIILLQLLLMMVAPSLQLTSLPKLDLDTFTGRGIAIAISAVLGCIVGMTSVSSGSMFALVLIALFQLDVKKRVGTDLTQAAMLLSVTSLSHLTLGTVDWGLVIPIWLGSIPGVLLGAKLCKIAPQRVLRFAVYVILVMVSWKLAHFA; from the coding sequence TTGGGCATTGCAATTCTATGCATCACGCTGATTATTTTACTGCAACTCCTGTTAATGATGGTGGCTCCCTCCCTCCAGTTGACGTCTCTCCCAAAGTTAGATCTCGACACGTTCACCGGACGAGGAATTGCGATCGCCATCAGTGCCGTTTTGGGATGCATTGTTGGGATGACCAGTGTTTCATCCGGTTCAATGTTTGCTCTGGTGTTGATTGCGTTGTTTCAATTAGATGTGAAGAAACGCGTCGGCACGGATCTAACTCAGGCAGCCATGCTCTTAAGTGTCACCTCACTGAGTCATTTAACCCTGGGAACGGTTGATTGGGGGTTAGTCATTCCCATCTGGTTGGGTTCAATTCCTGGTGTATTGTTGGGCGCAAAACTGTGTAAAATCGCTCCTCAGAGGGTGCTGCGATTTGCAGTTTACGTCATTCTAGTAATGGTGAGTTGGAAGTTAGCCCATTTCGCATGA
- a CDS encoding isopenicillin N synthase family oxygenase, whose product MQCPTAVAQQIGKACRESGFFYITGHGIDEGLQQQLEQLSRDFFAQAVDSKLAIAMEHGGRAWRGYFPVGGELTSGKPDIKEGIYFGAELDDKHPLVQAGVPMHGQNLFPTNDPAWRETVLRYLEAMITS is encoded by the coding sequence TTGCAATGCCCAACAGCGGTAGCGCAGCAAATTGGGAAAGCCTGCCGAGAGAGTGGCTTTTTCTACATCACGGGGCATGGAATTGATGAAGGATTGCAACAGCAATTGGAGCAACTCAGCCGTGATTTTTTTGCTCAAGCTGTCGATAGCAAGTTGGCGATCGCCATGGAGCACGGAGGCAGAGCATGGCGCGGCTATTTCCCAGTTGGGGGTGAGTTGACCTCCGGTAAACCTGATATCAAAGAGGGGATTTATTTTGGTGCAGAGCTAGACGATAAGCATCCCCTTGTCCAGGCAGGGGTGCCGATGCACGGACAAAATCTGTTTCCAACAAACGATCCGGCTTGGCGTGAAACTGTGTTGCGCTATCTGGAGGCTATGATCACATCTTGA
- a CDS encoding sugar-binding transcriptional regulator, which translates to MREPLAERRDRKLDLAAHAAWLYYIAGNTQEEIAAKLNVSRQAAQRLVALAVSEKLIKFRLDHPLSECIALAEQLRDRFELAMCEVVPTDAANGDNLVGIGVCAATHLESYLINKTPMVIAFSSGRTLRAMVDQIPSMQQPQHKIVSIIGNMSQYGRAGRYEVVIHLADRIGSQVYPVPTPVVATSVEERELLQTQRSFITVKTLAEQAKVTYIGIGQIAWNGPLHSDGFINDNELTELIELGAVGEIAGWAYDQHGMLLKQGINNRVASVPLEQPAQRLVIGVASGVKKADAILAALRGKLITGLITNEAAAQAILETQIK; encoded by the coding sequence ATGAGAGAACCCCTAGCGGAACGACGCGATCGCAAACTTGACCTGGCAGCCCATGCAGCTTGGCTCTATTACATTGCCGGAAATACGCAAGAAGAGATTGCTGCAAAGCTAAATGTGTCACGACAAGCAGCACAGCGATTAGTTGCGTTAGCCGTGAGTGAGAAATTAATTAAGTTTCGACTTGACCATCCGTTGAGTGAGTGTATTGCTTTAGCAGAACAGTTGCGCGATCGCTTTGAACTGGCAATGTGTGAGGTAGTCCCGACAGATGCTGCTAATGGCGATAATCTCGTCGGAATAGGAGTATGTGCGGCAACCCATTTGGAGTCATACCTGATCAATAAAACGCCGATGGTGATTGCATTTTCATCGGGACGCACACTACGAGCAATGGTGGATCAAATTCCATCCATGCAACAACCGCAACACAAAATTGTTTCCATCATCGGCAATATGTCGCAATATGGGCGAGCGGGACGGTATGAAGTGGTGATTCATTTAGCTGATCGCATTGGATCGCAAGTGTATCCCGTTCCTACTCCAGTTGTGGCAACCAGTGTGGAAGAACGAGAATTACTACAAACGCAGCGATCATTTATCACCGTCAAAACTCTGGCAGAGCAGGCAAAGGTCACTTACATCGGCATCGGTCAGATCGCCTGGAATGGACCATTACACAGTGACGGATTCATCAATGACAACGAACTCACCGAACTGATTGAATTAGGAGCCGTGGGCGAAATTGCAGGATGGGCATACGATCAGCACGGTATGTTATTAAAGCAGGGAATTAATAACCGAGTTGCCAGTGTTCCTTTAGAACAACCCGCTCAAAGATTGGTGATCGGAGTTGCGAGTGGTGTTAAAAAAGCAGATGCGATTTTAGCCGCGTTAAGAGGTAAGTTGATTACTGGATTGATTACGAATGAAGCAGCGGCTCAAGCCATCTTAGAAACGCAAATTAAATAA
- a CDS encoding carbohydrate ABC transporter permease encodes MSSTLAVKPHNTKSKRQVATLPLVAPSVTVLLIWMIVPLLMTLWFSVQRYNLLNPANSGFSGLNNYISLLSTSSLWISIFNTLVLVGSVLVITITLGTLLAVLFNEDFWGRSIARLLAIAPFFVMPTVSALVWKNMLMHPVNGLFAYVTRSLGLGAVDWFAQYPMLSVILIVSWEWLPFALLILLTAIQSLDHEQVEAARMDGAKSTAIFRFITLPHLGRAIAVLAMIETIFFLTIFAEIFVTTSGGPGLATTNLAYFIYLRALFEFDVGGASAAGLIAVILANIVAIFLMRLVARNLDV; translated from the coding sequence ATGTCCTCTACGTTGGCGGTTAAGCCTCATAACACAAAGTCAAAACGACAGGTGGCAACCCTTCCGTTAGTTGCGCCATCGGTCACGGTTCTATTGATTTGGATGATCGTACCGTTGTTGATGACGCTGTGGTTTTCAGTGCAACGGTACAACTTACTCAATCCTGCCAATAGTGGTTTTTCAGGACTAAACAACTATATTTCGCTACTGTCTACCTCGTCATTGTGGATTTCGATCTTCAACACGTTGGTATTAGTGGGTTCAGTTTTAGTCATTACAATCACGCTTGGTACTCTTCTGGCGGTTCTCTTTAACGAGGACTTTTGGGGTCGAAGTATTGCTCGCTTGCTAGCGATCGCCCCCTTCTTTGTCATGCCGACGGTGAGTGCGTTGGTCTGGAAAAATATGCTGATGCATCCGGTCAACGGATTGTTTGCCTATGTGACGCGATCGTTGGGGTTGGGGGCGGTTGATTGGTTTGCTCAGTATCCGATGCTGTCGGTAATTTTGATTGTGTCGTGGGAGTGGTTACCGTTTGCGTTATTGATTCTGCTGACGGCTATTCAATCGCTGGATCACGAGCAGGTAGAAGCCGCACGAATGGATGGAGCAAAATCAACTGCCATTTTTCGCTTTATTACATTGCCTCATTTGGGACGGGCGATCGCTGTTCTGGCAATGATTGAGACGATTTTCTTCCTGACGATTTTTGCTGAAATTTTCGTCACAACCTCTGGTGGTCCTGGTTTAGCTACGACTAATCTGGCTTACTTTATCTATCTCAGAGCGTTATTTGAATTTGATGTAGGTGGCGCATCTGCCGCAGGTCTAATTGCCGTGATTCTGGCAAACATTGTGGCAATCTTCTTAATGCGTCTTGTGGCTCGTAATTTGGACGTT
- a CDS encoding sulfite exporter TauE/SafE family protein, producing MAGFLGALTGLGGGVVIVPLLTSVFGVDIRYAIGASLVSVIATSCAAASTYIRQGYANLRLGMFLEVATTIGAIIGALLATLISIKLLTVVLSIVLLYSAYLAQQPRCEEATDVVEEPLTQQLQLHGTYPTPDGLMSYQAYSVPLGFSLMAIAGVLSGLLGIGSGALKVLAMDQVMRLPFKVSTTTSSFTIGVTAAVSAGVYLARGYIDPGLSMPVMLGVFPGALLGAKALMGTKVSVLRIVFSVVLVVMSFKMVYNAFGGV from the coding sequence CTGGCAGGGTTCCTCGGAGCGTTAACTGGCTTGGGCGGCGGGGTAGTCATTGTGCCATTGCTGACCTCAGTTTTTGGAGTGGATATCCGCTATGCGATCGGCGCATCCCTCGTTTCTGTCATTGCGACCTCTTGTGCGGCGGCATCCACTTATATTCGGCAGGGCTACGCCAACTTAAGACTGGGAATGTTTTTGGAAGTGGCAACCACGATCGGGGCTATTATTGGCGCATTGTTAGCAACCCTGATCTCGATCAAGCTATTGACGGTGGTGTTGTCGATCGTCCTTTTGTATTCTGCATACCTGGCGCAACAACCCCGCTGCGAGGAGGCAACCGATGTTGTAGAGGAACCTCTAACTCAACAATTACAACTACACGGCACTTACCCTACACCGGATGGGTTAATGAGCTATCAGGCTTACTCAGTGCCATTGGGGTTTAGTTTGATGGCGATCGCAGGTGTATTGTCCGGCTTACTAGGAATTGGTTCTGGTGCGTTGAAGGTGCTGGCGATGGATCAGGTAATGCGGTTGCCATTTAAAGTATCAACCACTACGAGCAGTTTCACCATTGGCGTAACAGCTGCCGTCTCGGCAGGAGTCTATCTGGCACGGGGGTACATCGATCCCGGATTGTCGATGCCCGTTATGTTGGGGGTGTTTCCGGGGGCTTTGCTGGGGGCAAAAGCGTTAATGGGCACAAAAGTGAGTGTCTTGCGAATTGTGTTTAGTGTCGTGCTGGTTGTGATGTCATTCAAGATGGTTTATAACGCTTTTGGGGGGGTGTAG
- a CDS encoding isopenicillin N synthase family oxygenase, with protein sequence MAGIALSLGLEASYFRDRYTNDPLILFRIFNYPPTPLQQEPTWGVGEHTDYGLLTILKQDESGGLQVKSKSRWVEAPPIANTFVCNIGDMLDRMTGGLYRSTPHRVKNTSGRDRLSFPFFFDPNFNVEVQPIELVAALAPDDRHKRWDQASVHEFQGTYGDYVLSKVSKVFPQLRQSVSGRC encoded by the coding sequence ATGGCGGGTATTGCGCTCAGCCTGGGGTTAGAAGCGAGCTACTTCCGCGATCGCTACACCAATGATCCCTTAATTTTGTTTCGCATCTTCAACTATCCTCCGACCCCACTTCAGCAGGAACCGACCTGGGGCGTGGGCGAACACACCGACTATGGACTGTTAACCATCTTGAAACAGGATGAATCTGGTGGGTTGCAGGTCAAGTCAAAATCACGTTGGGTTGAGGCTCCCCCGATTGCCAATACTTTTGTCTGCAACATTGGCGATATGCTCGATCGCATGACGGGTGGGTTGTATCGCTCGACTCCCCATCGTGTCAAAAATACTTCAGGGCGCGATCGCCTCTCTTTTCCTTTCTTTTTTGACCCTAATTTCAACGTTGAGGTGCAACCGATTGAATTGGTAGCTGCACTTGCGCCAGATGATCGGCACAAGCGATGGGATCAAGCCAGTGTCCATGAGTTTCAAGGAACCTATGGTGATTATGTGTTGAGTAAGGTGTCGAAAGTATTTCCTCAGTTGCGTCAATCTGTTTCTGGGCGTTGCTGA
- a CDS encoding phosphatase PAP2 family protein produces MSRSAPFPKFLTAWFETHWRSLLLLTLGVYLPLQAFAILALQIWKLEGGLTWEVPLMMAIHDMATATIDRTAELLTTLGSAKRVALIVIPIAFAFFRQKRWRSLIYLLTTLVGCVAINLAAKGFWHRVRPHLWDGYLTPQDFSFPSGHAMTSMAFAATFVLLTWGSRWIWLALPLGTVYVVAIGWTRLYLGVHYPSDILAGWMLAIAWAIGMSIVVKPHLVATTESTPNPVLEVSPQQTVEQSTDH; encoded by the coding sequence ATGAGTCGTTCTGCTCCGTTCCCCAAATTCCTGACAGCCTGGTTTGAAACCCACTGGCGATCGCTTCTCTTATTAACATTGGGCGTGTATCTTCCGCTTCAGGCGTTTGCCATTCTAGCGTTGCAGATCTGGAAACTAGAGGGTGGTTTAACTTGGGAAGTGCCATTGATGATGGCGATCCACGACATGGCAACTGCAACTATCGATCGCACAGCAGAGTTACTGACAACGCTTGGGTCAGCGAAACGGGTTGCCCTCATCGTCATCCCGATTGCGTTTGCTTTTTTTCGACAAAAACGATGGCGATCGCTGATCTATTTGCTGACAACATTAGTTGGATGCGTGGCTATTAATCTAGCAGCAAAGGGCTTTTGGCATCGGGTTCGCCCGCACTTGTGGGATGGGTATTTAACCCCGCAGGATTTTTCATTTCCCAGTGGTCACGCCATGACGAGTATGGCGTTTGCAGCAACCTTCGTTCTTTTGACGTGGGGTAGCCGCTGGATCTGGTTAGCACTACCGCTGGGCACCGTGTATGTAGTTGCGATCGGTTGGACACGTCTGTACCTGGGTGTACATTACCCCAGCGACATCTTAGCTGGATGGATGTTGGCGATCGCTTGGGCAATTGGCATGAGTATTGTGGTGAAACCGCATTTAGTGGCTACAACAGAGTCAACGCCCAACCCTGTTTTAGAAGTAAGCCCCCAACAAACTGTAGAGCAATCCACTGATCACTAA
- the xylB gene encoding xylulokinase codes for MGDIVIGLDLGTGGVRAIAVDLQGTLIAQAVENYPLLTPKPGWTEQSPSDWINASFSALSTLAQQVSRDRVIALGLSGQMHGMVPLDAEGQVIRPAILWNDQRTGSAVAAIEAIIPRSDLIQRTGNPAITGFQLPKLVWLSQEEPQAFERLRHVLLPKDYLGYVLTGDRATEPSDASGTGCLNLASRQWDADILQGLNLSAEWFPMVIESTAIAGRLKPEIAERLGLLAGLPVIAGGGDNAAAAIGLGISSNNLNQGSLSIGTSGVIFVPCDRPIPDPQGRVHLFCHADGGYHLLGVTLAAGGALRWYRDTLATGIAFEDLMLLAEQSPAGAHGVLFLPHLAGERSPYLDPDARGAWVNLSLAHTQADMVRAVLEGVAFGLREALDVVNGIAPVQQLTATGGGARSPLWLQILSDVLQTKLVAPKAEEGAAYGAAILAMVGVGAYPDLNSAFAILPQSNQIVEPQPNSTYEAALLRHKLLYEALKTVRC; via the coding sequence ATGGGCGATATTGTCATTGGGCTTGATTTAGGAACGGGGGGTGTGCGGGCGATCGCCGTTGATCTGCAAGGAACCCTAATCGCTCAAGCTGTCGAGAATTATCCCCTGTTAACGCCCAAACCGGGATGGACTGAACAATCCCCTTCTGATTGGATAAACGCTAGTTTTAGTGCCCTGTCAACACTGGCTCAGCAGGTGAGTCGTGATCGGGTGATTGCGCTGGGGCTATCAGGACAAATGCACGGCATGGTGCCCCTGGATGCGGAGGGGCAGGTTATTCGTCCCGCTATCTTGTGGAATGATCAGCGGACGGGTAGTGCAGTAGCGGCGATCGAGGCGATCATTCCCCGTTCAGATTTGATTCAGCGCACGGGAAATCCTGCGATTACGGGGTTTCAACTGCCTAAATTAGTATGGCTTTCTCAGGAGGAACCGCAAGCCTTTGAACGGTTACGCCACGTCCTCCTACCGAAAGATTATTTGGGATACGTGTTGACGGGCGATCGCGCCACAGAGCCATCGGATGCATCGGGCACAGGGTGTTTGAACCTTGCCAGTCGCCAGTGGGATGCCGATATTCTTCAAGGATTAAACTTGAGCGCAGAGTGGTTTCCGATGGTAATCGAATCAACCGCGATTGCTGGACGATTAAAACCTGAGATTGCTGAGCGGTTGGGGCTTCTGGCAGGGTTGCCCGTGATTGCAGGTGGGGGTGACAATGCAGCGGCGGCGATTGGCTTGGGAATCTCCTCTAATAACTTGAATCAGGGGAGTTTGAGCATTGGCACATCGGGGGTGATTTTTGTACCGTGCGATCGCCCCATACCCGATCCACAGGGGCGAGTGCATCTGTTTTGTCATGCCGATGGTGGCTACCATCTTTTGGGTGTAACACTAGCCGCTGGTGGAGCATTGCGCTGGTATCGCGATACTTTAGCAACCGGGATAGCGTTTGAGGACTTGATGCTGTTGGCGGAGCAGTCTCCTGCGGGGGCACATGGGGTTCTGTTTTTGCCACATCTTGCCGGAGAACGTAGCCCCTATCTCGACCCAGATGCTCGTGGAGCTTGGGTTAACCTGTCTCTTGCCCATACACAGGCAGATATGGTGCGGGCGGTGCTAGAAGGGGTGGCGTTTGGGCTGCGGGAGGCGTTAGATGTAGTTAACGGGATTGCTCCAGTTCAACAACTCACGGCGACAGGTGGTGGGGCGCGATCGCCTCTCTGGTTGCAAATTCTCTCCGATGTGTTGCAGACCAAATTAGTCGCACCGAAAGCAGAAGAAGGAGCCGCATACGGAGCCGCCATTCTAGCTATGGTTGGGGTAGGCGCATATCCTGATCTAAATAGCGCATTTGCCATCTTGCCCCAATCGAATCAGATTGTAGAGCCGCAACCAAATTCTACGTATGAAGCTGCGCTGCTACGGCATAAGTTGCTCTACGAAGCTCTCAAAACCGTTCGTTGTTAA
- a CDS encoding ABC transporter substrate-binding protein: MRQFRFAKMIIAFLVGVFLVQINACSPGSQNADNSSGAQSNENTTLTIATVNNNDMVIMQDLSTQFEQDNPNIDLNWVVLEENVLRQRVTNDIANRGGQFDILTIGTYETPIWAKQGWLVPFENLSAEYDVDDILPPVRDALSYEDKLYALPFYAESSMLYYRKDLFDQAGITVPEQPTYEQVRQWAEQVHNPQNGVYGICLRGKPGWGENTAFFTTLVNTFGGKWFDTNWQPTLDSPQWKEALTYYVDILDKYGPPGASSNGFNENLALFSTGKCGMWIDATVAAGKLADPQESQVAETVAFARAPVASYPNGSNWLWAWSLAVPSSTKSPEAAQQFIQWATSKEYVRLVAEDRGWVAAPPGTRRSTYDSPEYQEAAPFANIVLTSIESADPSKPTADPVPYTGVQFVAIPEFQALGTQVGQTLAAALTKQVSVDQALQQAQGNAVETMKRAGYIS; encoded by the coding sequence ATGCGTCAATTTCGCTTCGCTAAAATGATCATTGCGTTCTTGGTCGGAGTCTTTCTGGTGCAAATTAATGCCTGTTCACCAGGCTCACAGAATGCAGATAATTCCTCCGGTGCGCAGTCTAATGAAAACACAACATTAACGATCGCCACTGTTAATAACAACGACATGGTGATCATGCAGGATCTCTCAACACAGTTTGAGCAGGATAATCCAAATATCGATTTAAATTGGGTTGTTTTAGAAGAAAACGTGTTGCGCCAGCGAGTTACAAACGACATCGCTAACCGGGGCGGACAGTTTGATATTCTCACCATTGGCACGTATGAAACACCTATTTGGGCAAAACAGGGTTGGCTGGTGCCATTTGAGAACCTATCTGCTGAGTACGACGTAGATGACATTTTGCCACCCGTGCGAGATGCGCTTTCTTACGAGGACAAGTTGTATGCATTGCCTTTCTATGCCGAAAGTTCGATGCTTTACTACCGCAAAGACTTGTTCGATCAGGCAGGCATTACCGTTCCCGAACAACCAACCTATGAGCAAGTCAGGCAATGGGCAGAACAGGTGCATAATCCTCAAAACGGGGTATACGGCATTTGTCTGCGCGGCAAACCGGGGTGGGGTGAGAACACGGCGTTCTTTACGACTCTGGTCAATACCTTTGGTGGCAAGTGGTTTGATACCAATTGGCAGCCTACGTTAGACAGCCCTCAATGGAAGGAAGCGTTGACCTATTACGTCGATATTCTCGATAAATATGGTCCTCCGGGAGCTAGCTCCAACGGCTTTAACGAAAACTTAGCTCTGTTCTCAACTGGCAAATGTGGCATGTGGATAGATGCGACGGTGGCAGCCGGTAAACTGGCTGACCCACAGGAATCGCAAGTGGCAGAAACGGTTGCCTTTGCGCGTGCGCCTGTCGCCAGCTATCCCAATGGTTCGAACTGGTTGTGGGCATGGTCGCTAGCCGTTCCCTCGTCCACCAAATCTCCTGAAGCGGCTCAACAATTTATCCAGTGGGCAACCTCTAAAGAGTATGTACGACTCGTCGCTGAAGATCGGGGTTGGGTTGCTGCACCTCCAGGCACTCGTCGATCGACCTATGACAGTCCGGAGTACCAGGAAGCAGCTCCCTTTGCCAATATTGTGTTGACTTCGATTGAGTCTGCTGACCCCAGCAAACCTACGGCTGACCCCGTGCCTTATACAGGTGTGCAATTCGTTGCGATTCCTGAATTTCAGGCACTTGGAACCCAGGTTGGACAAACGCTTGCAGCCGCGTTGACCAAACAAGTCTCTGTGGATCAGGCGTTGCAGCAAGCTCAAGGTAACGCAGTAGAAACCATGAAACGAGCAGGCTACATCTCGTAA
- a CDS encoding DUF1634 domain-containing protein encodes MSSESEFQSITAQTLSIALEHPSELVVDLSVSCQDYPKYRVDQQSFGAWQSQSSDYRLGMILSNLLKYGVWVATATVLIGGILYLVCHGAEPANYHIFQGEPDIFRSPAGVIDAVCSGRRRGIVQLGLLFLIATPVLRVLVSLIFFIKQRDKYYIVITGLVISGLLYSLLGAYF; translated from the coding sequence ATGTCGTCAGAGTCAGAATTTCAAAGCATAACAGCTCAAACCTTGTCGATCGCCCTTGAGCATCCCTCAGAGTTAGTAGTGGATCTGTCGGTTAGCTGTCAGGACTATCCCAAATATCGAGTTGATCAGCAATCCTTCGGAGCTTGGCAAAGCCAATCGTCTGACTATCGATTGGGGATGATCCTCAGTAATTTGCTGAAGTATGGCGTCTGGGTTGCCACAGCCACGGTTTTAATAGGTGGCATTCTATATCTCGTCTGTCATGGCGCAGAACCAGCCAACTATCACATCTTTCAGGGTGAACCCGATATCTTTCGATCGCCTGCTGGAGTGATCGATGCCGTATGTTCTGGCCGTCGCCGGGGCATCGTTCAATTAGGATTATTGTTCCTCATTGCAACTCCTGTGTTGCGTGTTTTAGTGTCTCTCATTTTCTTCATCAAGCAACGCGATAAGTACTACATCGTAATCACAGGATTAGTGATCAGTGGATTGCTCTACAGTTTGTTGGGGGCTTACTTCTAA
- a CDS encoding SDR family NAD(P)-dependent oxidoreductase, producing MTIKTTYGFTGRAILITGGAGDIGRATAYRFASNGAGVVLVDLNEAKMQEIAQELAHFHVPVVTLRCDVTCSSDVAQTFANATKQLQQVDHRIDYVFNNAGYQGVFATTDEYPDDDFQKVMEINILGVFHVLKTAARQMREMGGGAIVNMASHAGVVGPPNMLAYGASKFAVVGMTQTAAKDLAPHGIRVNSLSPALIGPGMMWTRQTELQAGVGSPYFDTDPKKVEQQMINSVPLRRLGRLEEVASGVAFLMSDESSYITGFNLEVTGGI from the coding sequence ATGACGATTAAAACAACCTATGGCTTTACTGGTAGAGCCATCTTGATCACGGGTGGTGCGGGCGATATCGGGCGTGCAACTGCTTACCGCTTTGCCTCTAACGGAGCAGGGGTCGTGTTGGTTGATCTGAATGAAGCCAAAATGCAGGAGATTGCCCAGGAATTAGCCCACTTTCATGTTCCAGTGGTAACTCTGCGCTGTGATGTAACTTGCTCTAGCGACGTTGCTCAAACCTTTGCCAATGCTACAAAGCAGCTTCAGCAGGTAGACCACCGCATAGATTACGTTTTTAACAATGCTGGCTATCAAGGGGTGTTTGCCACGACGGATGAGTATCCCGACGATGACTTTCAAAAAGTGATGGAAATCAACATTCTTGGGGTGTTTCACGTCCTCAAGACAGCCGCAAGACAAATGCGCGAGATGGGTGGGGGGGCGATCGTCAATATGGCAAGCCATGCCGGAGTGGTAGGTCCGCCCAACATGTTGGCGTATGGCGCATCCAAGTTTGCGGTCGTGGGTATGACTCAGACAGCAGCAAAGGATTTGGCTCCTCATGGCATCCGAGTCAATTCCCTGTCGCCTGCGTTAATTGGTCCTGGGATGATGTGGACACGACAGACTGAATTGCAAGCGGGGGTTGGGTCACCATACTTTGACACGGATCCCAAAAAAGTGGAGCAGCAGATGATCAACTCCGTTCCCCTGCGTCGTCTAGGACGTCTGGAGGAGGTTGCGAGTGGAGTTGCCTTCTTGATGAGCGACGAATCAAGTTACATTACGGGCTTCAATTTGGAGGTGACGGGAGGAATTTAG